DNA sequence from the Thamnophis elegans isolate rThaEle1 chromosome 4, rThaEle1.pri, whole genome shotgun sequence genome:
AGCACATTTGAAGTTGGTGACAGGGAAAGCTACAAATAGACTCTTCCAGCGATGTATTGCTGACAAATGGCATTAGATTCAACACTAAAGTGTCCAAGTTTTATTTAATATGGTTCAAAAGTTATTTTATCCTGAATTCATTTGTTTCTGCAGAATTGTGTATTCAATTCAATGCACCTAAAGTTCATTTGACCTTGAGAATTTCAGGTAGCTTTGGTTTTTGACCTGGTAATATTAGCTGTAAACTGAATATCACTGAAGTTGCCTGCACCAGTTCAACCAACTGAAAATGTCTAGTAAACATAATGCTATTTCCTTTTTCCGATTTGCAAAATGTTTGTCtgaccttttaatttttttagtataCAACTAGAAGTTATCCTGGATTTATTACTTTAAGGAGGCATTGTCAGCAGGAAAATCAATAATTTTCTTAAATCTCTCCTACTCATCCCACAATGATTAGAATTGTGTTGCAGGCAGTTTTGGACTTAATAACATTCATTtaatgaactattcaaaattacaacggtatAACAAAGTTACTACTAGTCCATGCACTTGCAACTGTTGCAGTGATCACAATTTTcaatcttcccagccagtttGCAACAAGCAAATCcaatgggggaaactggattcacttaacaactgcatgattcacttaacatccagtgattcccttaactaCCGCAGCAAAAATAAAGGTGGCAAAATTGGGCagacctcacttaatgaccacctcATTAGTGACAGAATGTCGTCCcaattggggtcgtaagtcaaggtctaccagTACACCATTTATTTTATATAACTGAGTTAAAAGTTTTCCAATGAATTTGCCTGGATTAGTTTCTTTAAATAATTTAGtatttaagagccatggtggcacagtggctagaatgcagtactgcaggctacttctgctgactgcccagAAGTTTAGCAGTtttaatctcacctgctcaaggttgcttccatccttctgaggtgggtaaaatgaggacccagattgttgggggcaatactgactctgtaaatcgctcagtgtgtgctataaagcactgtaaagcagtatataagtctaagtactgttACTATTGCATGGGATGAATTaggcatctcttcccttttccttttgttcATATGTTTGAACAGAGGCAAGCCCAATGGTGATCACTTTTGCAAGGAACAAGTGTATTATTGGCTTTTTCATATGTACTGTGGTATTTTTCAGTTTTGGAAAAGTCAAAAGGAAACTTCCAAATACATACAAAAGGACGCTTAACTgggaaaatacaataaaaatgagTGCTGCTGCTCTTTTTGTACCTTGCTCCTTATTGGAAATTGAGACTATTTTTTAGACACATTATTCATCACAGAATACTTTTGTATGTACATTATGCAGTGGTGTAATGAGACAGGATCTATTTCATACTTTTAGTTGAGGCAATACTGAGAACTCCCAGTTAAGAAGATTCACTTGGatacaaatgtatttttccagtatcAAGCTAGGGAGCTATTAATAAAAAAGGGTTTTAAATACTCTCACTTACAGCTCTCaggttggggtggtggtggtgattctCATTATAAAATGACTTATCAGTATTATGGGTACATGAgtctattctttaatttactcAGTTATTAGGTGGACTCCAATAATTTTCATGTTAGCAGTAGGAATTTTACCCCCTCCCAAGCCTgaaaaattttgttttaaaatgtcctCTGACAATGCCATGTTTCCTTTAGTGAAAGCAGCTGCTCTTTTAGGAAATCGATGATTGGACAGAATAACCTGATTAAACCAGGAAAGCAGCAGATTGTGTAGGACAGGGAGAGGTTAACCACACATTatcataaaaatatttgaaaaggatCAAATTGAGGCTTTTTCAGTACCACCAAGAGCAACACAAGTTAACATTAAGCATAATATACTTGGAAATTAGAAGTTAAGTGGTATGttgaaaaaaatcaattattttaatgGTGATTTTAATTCCAATTTTGTGTATGTTTATTCAGAAATACATGCTATTAAGTTTTTGGGTCAAATTTGATACAAAACCTGAGGGGGAAAAATACCTGAGATTGTGCAATCATTTTGCACATTAGCTCTATGGCTCTTTCGTTGTGTTTGTTGTCTTATGCTCCACTTGTGCCaatatatatatggaaaaatccttTCAACGCGATTCAACagatttcaatatttttaaacagCTGTGTAACAACGCAAATATAGAAAATTTTATATCAAAATGTGGCtagtgcttttttttcaaaatgcctATATTAATGAGTACATTTGTAAATTTAATTTTGCTTGAAGAAGGGATATGCATGGTTTATTGTAATGTGTAATCTCCGGGCTTCAGGGAATCTGCTGTTTGTAATTATGGTGAGGTTTGGAATATGAAACAGAATTTTCCCACAGCATAAAAGTAACATTCAatgtaaaggattttttttagcaaatactAGAAATAGTGCAAAATAAAAATCATGAAATTCAATTTATTCATAATAAAATTTTATACTGAACTTCTGCATTAATGTCAATTAGCCTTTCTTTAATTCTGCCCATGCTTTACATGGGTATGCCAGCCAAAACAAAATGCCCAGGAAGCTAATGAGATGAAGGAATAATGATACTCTTTCAGAACTTCAGCATATTGAATACCAGACTACTAAAAGTTGGGGCAAAGATACCTTCAAACTCATTCctggtgatcacatgaacataccagtagaattattttttttaaatagatgggGCTTCCATTGGGGACCCCAAATACTATATTTGCTCTGCTTACTTTCAAAACTAGCTAAGGTCAGCCACTGCTGCAATCATGACATTATcctcatttcaattttttttaaagttttaggaATGAACATACACATATTCAGAGCTTcaataatttaataaacaaacaaatctagAGTGAAAATCAGTCTTACTCACACAGGTGGAGTAAAGCTATAGAGAAGTGCAGCAAGTTTCAGGTTTTAGCACCTTGAGAAAAAGTCCTTAAAGTGTTAAGACAGAGTTTGGGTGTGAACAAGGGATCATGCTTATATAACAGTACTGAAATTTCTCTCCTGTTTTTCCTCAGAAAGAATGGGGAAGTCTTAGTTATTCACCGAATTCAACTTTAGTGGACTTAAAGCAATGACAAGATCTGAAGGATTTCAAGGCAATTATATTGCAAGTCCAAAGGCACTGACAATACAGTACATAGTCTTGTTCTCCCATCTTACAGTGCAGGCtcctagaaaacaaaacaaagcaaaacaaaaaaatagcaaGCAGTTAGTCACATAAACACAAGATATAGATTAGTGCATCTATACTGTAATCCAGGCATTTAAGTCTGTGGTAAAGCTCTTCATAAGCTTGCATAATACGTATAGACAAACTCTACTATTATTTAAACTGTTTGGAAGCACATCCATTTACAGTTTTCTGTACTGCCTATTTTGAACAGTAAGGGAGAGTAAGTCATCACAGCCATGAGTCATGATCAGGTAAAAGCACTAGAACCAAAAGTTTGTAAatgcagtaaaaatattttactCAAAAGAAAGAGCTTCCAGAATTatacattttttccctttaaaaaagttCAGCAACACCAATTTTGAAAGAGTTTTATACCATCAGCGGCATTGTCCCAGAAGCAAGAGTTTGCAGTGTGAAGTCCAGCCCCATTTTTTTGCATAATCACACAGGTCACTAGAAATTATAGAGACAAAATactgttagaaaaaaaaatcatttttccatGTAACACAATTATATCTGATTTTGCAAAGGATATAGAGTACATGAAGTATTACCACAAGTGTTCAGACTAATTACTATCAGAATCTCCCCACCTTTAAAATTTCAAGCTTTAATTTTCcgaaaaaattaaaatgtctgAAAAGCACATATTTAACTTACCAACATATTTGAATGGTTTCCCCAGTTTTGTCAACTGACTTAAAATCTGCTCCACAACAGTTGTAGTCCATTGGTTCACCTTGCTATGCAGATATGCATTGCCACCTATTGTTCCTTCTATGGCCTATAGGTAGAAAAAGATTAAGTGTAGATTACTACCAGTGGGAAGCTTGCCCTCCTATCTATGTCACTTGCTAATTATAAAAAAGGAATTGGTTCATTTGAGTACATTTATCAAATATGGCTAAACATAACACAATACAGCCCAGTTTTGTCAGAAGATACACATGCAACTATGCAAAAAAGGAACCGCCATTTTGAAACTATCTTGCAATTCAACATATTGATGCTTACATCTCATCAATTAGGAAGCTTATGGAAGAGATTCTTGTTTTAGTATGCAATGAGTTATATTCCATTCCACCATCTTGCCTCCCCTAAACTGGCTTCCACTAATAACAGTTCCATTCGTCTGGTTATTACAGTGCCTACATGGTATAGGGCCTGATTATTTGAATGTTATTGAACAGGGacagcctttccttccttccatccagtcTATCATTCTTGCCATCTTTCATTTTAACTACTGTAATgttaatttctttgttttgcagCCAATAAGATTCTTAGCAATGGGAGAAGAAAAACAGCATAACCTACTGCATCAACTCAAATGGGATTATTCTTATTCTCTTCAAATCAAATTAAACCTTTCTATTCGTGTCTTAATGCAGACCAGCCGCAAGTAATCCCCTCTTAAAATAAAATGGGTGTTATCAGGGCATGCTTACATAGAgattatgtttatatatttagCATGCGTATAAAGTCTTTGACTGTCATTCACTGCATATTATCAAGCCTTAGTTATTAAGGGTATTTTTTCCTCctgaaggatttttaaaattagcaAACTATTACTCAGGGACATTTACATTTCATAAGCCTGGGAATTCACAGAAATAAGTTTGTCTCAGAGATTATTTTTATAGATTTAGCAAATTATTAACtgtaacataatttttaaaaggatgTCTTGTGCTTTCTGTATTGTAATGCTTAGCACAACAGGGCATGTTCTAAGCTTCCTCTGAATTGTTAGGGCAGTTGCTATAACAAGAGATTAGCAAATAAGACACTGGTATCTTGACAACTATTAACCAGACTATAATCTGCGCTAAAATAAGGAACTACATACATGAACTATATTAACaacagctttgaaacagaaaatgGTTTCATTCCAATGGCATAAATGGGAAGGTATAATT
Encoded proteins:
- the DYNLT1 gene encoding dynein light chain Tctex-type 1 — translated: MDELQSAEETAFIVDEVSNIIKEAIEGTIGGNAYLHSKVNQWTTTVVEQILSQLTKLGKPFKYVVTCVIMQKNGAGLHTANSCFWDNAADGACTVRWENKTMYCIVSAFGLAI